One segment of Chelmon rostratus isolate fCheRos1 chromosome 17, fCheRos1.pri, whole genome shotgun sequence DNA contains the following:
- the mrtfbb gene encoding myocardin-related transcription factor B yields MGLQTWQPSTPPLSSMACLDVETPSICRGKFKSVLQLCLQQRRTREQLVDQGIMPPLKTPAAFHEQIRSLERARTGNFLKHKLCSRPERSELVRMHILQETQAEPSLQATQMKLKRARLADDLNEKIAQRPGPMELVEKNILPVDSAVKEVLHDDKANYSKLSDIYNFNEDSSDALSPQQPASQQSPSSTSASPRESGGTEAASTSSNLDSPIQHSSPPNSQSTSDLVNLISTSEQQSNQQPQPMTTAVPSITPGPVLVKQSLPKLPGDKSRSKRSKEPKPRVKKLKYHQYIPPDQKQELNEAPMDSAYARLLQQQQQFLQLQILRQQQYNYQAVQPAAIKPTTEVQTSCASVVLSGNAASTAVQPRHTHTNRKPDHLPANLDEMKVAELKMELKLRSLPVSGTKTDLIERLKLYQENANIQTAAAIETTAVTATSQSENTKLTPPVSPIASKVSSLGIDDSSTADSPTKLSDALSPTHCVNSPQRAPQEECTETKSYEKDSEKDKRLHEKERQIEELMRKLEQEQRLVEELKMQLEVEKRSQQGDSPPQLSPLAPIQVKEENRAPSNCSVSCSSPGLPVLVKQEEVADQSHLAPQNQFIIGHQSVKQPEALQPGAQILLPASLPATAVTIQLPANSIKLHTTVSSTTPGLIQTSGQVPQKIEASAALQQQCSTQPLAKTWRMDRTAQSLLNTYPASGCPVGASSCEAGPKGPANKSPHTRRPTFLHQPKFTNHVSKCKDPPRYEDAVKQTRSMLTAVQGPTAASQQMDDLFDVLIESGEISPFIRQNPPSQDKPLPVTASVTTLPINTVISRPPPVVQVALLPAAPLNSSNSLAALTSDTQLETLLDGTLGTHTEPQTLKLMEELHSPMVTMEVDFNENTPPSALNLHSTNMDNMDWLDLTLSVPAEGVNPLDMSTPVGVFSSDFLDSHELHLNWD; encoded by the exons agcagaggagaactCGAGAGCAGCTTGTGGATCAAGGCATCATGCCGC CTCTGAAAACACCTGCCGCCTTTCATGAGCAGATTCGCAGCCTGGAGAGAGCCAGG ACTGGAAACTTCTTAAAGCACAAACTCTGCAGCAGACCGGAGCGCTCCGAGCTGGTCCGTATGCACATCCTACAAG agACGCAGGCTGAACCCTCCCTGCAGGCCACACAGATGAAGCTGAAGAGGGCCAGACTGGCAGATGATCTCAATGAGAAGATCGCCCAGCGGCCTGGCCCcatggagctggtggagaagaACATCCTGCCTGTTGACTCTGCTGTCAAAGAGGTCCTCCATG ACGATAAGGCAAACTACTCTAAGCTGTCAGATATTTACAACTTTAATGAGGACAGCAGTGACGCCTTATCACCACAACAGCCTGCCAGCCAACAATCTCCCAGCTCCACCTCCGCCTCTCCAAGGGAGTCTGGAGGGACTGAGGCCGCTTCTACTTCCTCTAACTTAGACTCTCCCATACAG CACTCCTCACCACCTAACTCACAGTCCACATCAGATTTAGTCAACCTCATCTCCACCAGTGAGCAACAAAGCAATCAGCAACCTCAGCCAATGACCACCGCTGTCCCCAGTATCACACCGGGGCCAGTTCTTGTGAAG CAAAGCCTGCCCAAGCTCCCCGGCGATAAAAGCCGCAGCAAAAGGAGCAAAGAGCCCAAACCACGGGTGAAAAAGTTAAAGTACCATCAGTACATCCCCCCGGACCAGAAGCAGGAGCTCAATGAAGCGCCGATGGACTCCGCTTATGCccgcctcctgcagcagcagcagcagtttctgcagcttcagatCTTAAGACAGCAGCAGTACAACTACCAAGCCGTCCAGCCTGCTGCAATCAA accaACAACTGAGGTACAAACCAGCTGTGCCAGTGTTGTTCTGAGTGGAAACGCTGCGTCTACCGCTGTGCAGCCACGGCACACTCACACGAACCGCAAGCCGGATCATTTACCAGCTAATCTGGATGAGATGAAG GTTGCTGAGCTGAAAATGGAACTAAAGCTCAGATCTTTGCCTGTTTCTGGGACTAAGACAGATCTGATAGAGAGGCTAAAGTTGTACCAGGAGAACGCTAACATACAGACTGCTGCAGCCATTGAGACAACAGCCGTCACAGCAACCTCACAGTCGGAAAACACAAAGCTAACCCCGCCGGTGTCCCCTATAGCCTCGAAGGTGTCCAGTCTGGGCATAGACGACAGTAGTACGGCAGACAGCCCCACCAAGCTCTCAGATGCTCTGTCTCCTACTCACTGTGTGAACTCCCCACAGAGAGCTCCACAGGAGGAGTGCACAGAAACAAAGTCCTATGAGAAGGATTCTGAGAAGGACAAACGTCTCCACGAGAAGGAGCGTCAGATTGAGGAGCTGATGAGgaagctggagcaggagcagaggctggtggaggagctgaagatgcagctggaggtggagaagaggagtCAGCAAGGAGATTCTCCACCTCAGCTCAGCCCCCTTGCTCCCATCCAGgtcaaagaggaaaacagggCCCCTTCAAACTGCTCAGTGTCCTGCAGTTCGCCTGGTCTGCCAGTGTTGGTCAAACAAGAGGAGGTGGCAGATCAGAGCCACTTAGCTCCTCAAAATCAGTTCATCATCGGCCACCAGTCTGTCAAGCAGCCTGAAGCCCTGCAGCCTGGAGCCCAGATCCTCCTGCCTGCATCCCTCCCTGCCACAGCAGTCACTATCCAGCTCCCTGCCAACAGCATCAAATTACACACTACTGTTAGCAGCACAACCCCAGGCCTCATCCAGACCTCTGGACAGGTGCCACAGAAAATAGAGGCCTCAGCAGCATTACAACAGCAATGCAGCACTCAGCCACTGGCAAAG ACTTGGAGGATGGATAGGACGGCACAAAGCTTACTCAACACATACCCAGCGAGTGGATGTCCCGTGGGAGCCTCCTCCTGTGAAGCTGGTCCTAAAGGACCTGCCAATAAG TCTCCACATACCCGCCGGCCAACTTTCTTGCATCAGCCAAAATTCACAAATCATGTGTCAAAGTGTAAAGACCCGCCCCGCTACGAGGACGCAGTTAAACAGACACGCAGCATGCTAACGGCTGTTCAG GGTCCCACTGCAGCTAGCCAGCAGATGGATGATCTGTTTGATGTGTTAATCGAGAGTGGTG AGATCTCTCCGTTCATCAGACAGAATCCTCCCAGCCAGGATAAGCCTCTCCCCGTGACAGCCAGTGTAACCACTCTTCCCATCAACACGGTAATATCCCGCCCTCCACCCGTGGTCCAAGTGgccctgctgcctgctgcaccGCTCAACTCCTCGAACAGTTTGGCTGCCCTGACCTCTGACACCCAGCTGGAAACTCTCCTGGATGGCACACTGGGCACTCACACTGAACCACAAACACTTAAGCTGATGGAGGAGCTACACTCACCTATGGTTACCATGGAGGTGGactttaatgaaaacacaccacCCTCTGCTTTGAACCTGCACAGCACCAACATGGACAATATGGATTGGCTGGACCTTACCCTGTCTGTGCCAGCAGAGGGGGTCAACCCGTTGGACATGTCAACACCAGTGGGTGTCTTCTCTTCTGACTTCCTGGACTCACATGAACTGCACTTGAACTGGGACTGA
- the LOC121621449 gene encoding lipopolysaccharide-induced tumor necrosis factor-alpha factor homolog, which yields MTSSDSEQKISAELKQLSLMRQQLLERKKIQCIFQELRNRAEFGQAEGAASNQHEIDSIDDKLKQLTERKAELQKSHDNILHAKDKKEDSLTSSQMTVPVAPVPASNMIYIEAPPSIPAPTVILDLENFPPCPCRTQCPACEQFIVTETFTSVSSLTWLVCFMIALTGCAAGCCLIPFCIDTFKSTTHKCPRCRTSIITIKKL from the exons ATGACGTCTTCAGACAGCGAGCAGAAGATATCTGCAGAGTTGAAACAACTTTCGCTCATGAGACAACAACttctggaaaggaaaaaaatccagTGCATATTTCAAGAGTTGAGAAATCGTGCTGAATTTGGACAAGCAG AGGGGGCAGCCTCAAATCAGCATGAGATTGACAGCATTgatgacaaactgaaacaactgacagagaggaaggctgAACTCCAAAAAAGCCATGATAACATCCTTCATGCCAAAGATAAGAAAG AGGATAGTTTAACTTCCAGTCAGATGACGGTGCCTGTTGCTCCTGTTCCTGCCTCCAATATGATCTATATTGAAGCCCCTCCTTCTATCCCTG CCCCTACTGTGATTCTGGACTTGGAAAACTTTCCACCCTGTCCATGCAGGACACAGTGTCCAGCCTGTGAGCAGTTCATCGTGACAGAGACTTTTACCTCTGTCAGCAGCTTGACCTGGCTGGTGTGTTTCATGATAGCTTTGACTGG CTGCGCAGCCGGTTGTTGCCTCATACCCTTCTGCATCGATACATTCAAGTCTACCACACACAAATGCCCGAGGTGTCGGACGTCGATCATCACTATTAAAAAGCtctga
- the snrnp25 gene encoding U11/U12 small nuclear ribonucleoprotein 25 kDa protein → MEEQSQDTAGGGGGEGEGPSVKDEEVKNENLIEMAAPGTDEEDEETLPHSEILDIFEEGLARLVQDPLLCDLPIQVTLEEVNSQIALEYGQAMTVRVFKADGEIMPIVVVQNATVLDLKKAICRFMQLKQQREGGVKHISWRYVWRTYHLVFQGEKLDDDKMRLKDYGIRNRDEVTFMKRLRKK, encoded by the exons ATGGAGGAGCAGAGTCAGGACACtgctgggggaggaggaggagaaggagaaggaccGTCTGTAAAGGATGAAGAGGTGAAAAACGAGAACCTGATAGAGATGGCAGCTCCAGGCACAGAcgaggaagatgaagagacTCTTCCTCACTCGGAGATCCTGGATATTTTCGAGGAGGGACTCGCCCGACTTGTGCAGGACCCTTTACTCTGTGATCTGCCCATCCAG GTGACTCTGGAGGAAGTAAATTCTCAGATTGCTTTGGAGTACGGCCAGGCAATGACTGTGAGGGTTTTTAAGGCAGATGGTGAAATAATGC CCATAGTGGTGGTGCAAAATGCCACCGTCCTTGACCTGAAGAAGGCCATTTGCAGATTCATGCAGCTGAAACAACAACGTGAAGGCGGAGTGAAACATATCAGCTG GAGATATGTTTGGAGAACTTATCATTTAGTGTTTCAAGGGGAAAAGCTTGATGATGACAAGATGAGGCTTAAAGA CTACGGGATCAGGAACAGAGATGAAGTGACGTTCATGAAGAGACTCAGGAAGAAGTGA
- the polr3k gene encoding DNA-directed RNA polymerase III subunit RPC10 produces the protein MLLFCPTCGNVLIVEEGQKCMRFACNTCPYVHNITRKVNNRKYPKLKEVDDVLGGAAAWENVDSTPETCPKCEHPRAYFMQIQTRSADEPMTTFYKCCNAQCGHRWRD, from the exons ATGCTTCTTTTTTGTCCAACCTGCGGGAATGTTTTAATTGTCGAGGAAGGACAGAAGTGCATGAGATTCGCCTGCAACACTTGTCCGTATGTACACAACATCACAAGAAAG GTAAATAACAGGAAGTATCCAAAACTGAAGGAGGTGGATGATGTGCTTGGTGGTGCTGCAGCTTGGGAAAACGTGGACTCAACTCCTG AAACTTGTCCCAAGTGTGAACACCCTCGGGCGTATTTCATGCAGATTCAGACCAGATCAGCTGATGAACCAATGACCACTTTCTACAAATGCTGCAATGCCCAGTGCGGTCACCGATGGAGAGACTGA
- the cdip1 gene encoding cell death-inducing p53-target protein 1 → MSSDPPPPYPGGPSAPLIEEKNGQPVRTAPIQGQPLPPDYGPPPYEASQPGFLPPHVPGEGPMPMPMPMPPPPPGGPYPPPPGHFPHPMPGQMGPGPSQFVHMGGHTATVLAPPGAATTVTVLQGEMFQTSPVQTVCPHCQQAIITRISHDVGLMNTLFCLFCFFVGCDLGCCLIPCLIDDLKDVTHTCPYCKGYIYTYKRIC, encoded by the exons ATGTCCAGTGACCCTCCTCCTCCGTACCCAGGAGGTCCCAGTGCCCCTCTCATTGAGGAGAAAAATGGACAACCTG TAAGAACTGCTCCAATACAGGGACAGCCCTTGCCTCCAGACTATGGTCCTCCACCCTATGAGGCCTCACAGCCAGGCTTCCTTCCCCCACATGTCCCTGGAGAAGGGCCCATGCCCATGCCAATGCCAAtgcctccaccaccaccag GTGGCCCCTACCCACCTCCGCCCGGTCACTTTCCTCACCCAATGCCAGGACAGATGGGTCCCGGTCCCAGTCAATTTGTCCACATGGGAGGTCACACAGCGACCGTCCTGGCTCCTCCAGGAGCAGCCACCACTGTGACCGTCCTGCAAGGGGAAATGTTCCAGACCTCACCAGTGCAAACCGTGTGTCCGCACTGTCAGCAGGCAATCATCACCCGCATCTCCCATGATGTCGGACTCATGAACAcacttttctgcctcttctgcttctttgtAGG ATGTGATCTCGGCTGCTGCTTGATTCCCTGCCTGATTGATGACCTCAAGGATGTGACACACACCTGCCCGTACTGTAAGGGGTACATTTACACATACAAGCGTATATGCTAA